The following coding sequences lie in one Deltaproteobacteria bacterium genomic window:
- a CDS encoding efflux RND transporter periplasmic adaptor subunit has protein sequence MSRFRWFTAVVAPAVTIGLVAVVARAYVAPSPTDPRPADVEIAARETIPEGGLDERMAVPEGNFVGGNGVVEPSGREVKVAGDVGGRIVAIAAKEGQFVEAGARLVELEHGVEQAALAGAQAEVLAAQAELDRTLRGNRREDIRAAEAEAEAARARAELSAGVLTRLESVIAKGGTTVDELERARKQADVDTAAARQSEARRDASIRGSRREDIQAARARLVAAQARRDQAAATLASRFVDAPLSGELLQSKFREGEYYQPGGAEPLMVMGDTRTLHVRVDVDERDVARIELGARAILRVPAMPGRDLGGEVVEIGRRMGRKNLRTDDPVERNDTKILEVVVALAEPSGLVVGQRGMVYIAAK, from the coding sequence GTGAGTCGCTTTCGCTGGTTCACCGCCGTCGTCGCCCCCGCGGTCACGATCGGCCTCGTCGCCGTCGTGGCCCGCGCCTACGTCGCGCCGTCGCCCACCGATCCGCGCCCCGCCGACGTCGAGATCGCCGCGCGCGAGACAATCCCCGAGGGCGGCCTCGACGAGCGCATGGCCGTGCCCGAGGGCAACTTCGTCGGCGGCAACGGGGTCGTCGAGCCGAGCGGTCGCGAGGTGAAGGTCGCCGGCGACGTCGGTGGACGCATCGTGGCGATCGCCGCGAAGGAGGGCCAGTTCGTCGAGGCGGGCGCGCGATTGGTCGAGCTCGAGCACGGCGTCGAGCAGGCGGCGCTCGCCGGCGCGCAGGCCGAGGTGCTCGCCGCCCAGGCCGAGCTCGACCGGACACTCCGCGGCAATCGTCGCGAGGACATCCGCGCCGCCGAGGCCGAGGCCGAGGCCGCCCGCGCCCGCGCCGAGCTCTCCGCCGGCGTGCTCACGCGACTCGAGTCCGTGATCGCCAAGGGCGGCACCACCGTCGACGAGCTCGAGCGCGCGCGCAAGCAGGCCGACGTCGACACCGCCGCCGCGCGACAGAGCGAGGCGCGACGCGACGCGAGCATCCGCGGCTCGCGACGCGAGGACATCCAAGCCGCCCGCGCGCGCCTCGTCGCCGCGCAGGCCCGGCGCGATCAGGCCGCCGCGACCTTGGCGAGTCGTTTCGTCGACGCGCCGCTTTCAGGTGAACTCCTGCAGAGCAAGTTTCGCGAGGGCGAGTACTACCAGCCCGGCGGCGCCGAGCCGTTGATGGTGATGGGTGACACGCGGACCTTGCATGTGCGCGTCGATGTCGACGAGCGCGACGTCGCGAGGATCGAGCTGGGGGCGCGCGCGATCCTGCGGGTGCCCGCGATGCCGGGCCGCGATCTCGGCGGTGAGGTGGTGGAGATCGGCCGACGCATGGGTCGCAAGAACCTGCGGACGGATGATCCCGTGGAGCGCAACGACACGAAGATCCTCGAGGTGGTGGTGGCGCTCGCGGAGCCGTCGGGGCTGGTCGTCGGGCAGCGGGGGATGGTCTACATCGCGGCGAAGTAG
- a CDS encoding ABC transporter ATP-binding protein encodes MSAELAIDARGIAKTFGSGALAFQALAGVDLQVRRGEFVMLAGPSGSGKTTLLSILGCVLSSTQGELSLFGARVSGLPERKLPAVRMATIGFIFQGHNLLPALTARDNVALVLKMKGWSVGDANAEAKRLLERVSLGTKLHARPAELSGGQRQRVAIARALAGDPPLVLADEPTAALDAASGLQATELLREVSRERGDTVVVVTHDNRIFHLADRIVHIEDGHIVQEQTGAAP; translated from the coding sequence ATGAGCGCCGAGCTCGCGATCGATGCCCGCGGCATCGCCAAGACCTTCGGCTCCGGCGCGCTGGCATTCCAGGCGCTGGCTGGCGTCGATCTGCAGGTGCGCCGCGGCGAGTTCGTGATGCTCGCGGGGCCCTCGGGCAGCGGCAAGACCACGCTGCTATCGATCCTCGGCTGCGTGCTCAGCAGCACGCAAGGCGAGCTGTCGCTCTTCGGCGCGCGCGTCAGTGGCTTGCCCGAGCGCAAGCTGCCCGCGGTGCGCATGGCCACGATCGGCTTCATCTTCCAGGGCCACAACCTGCTGCCGGCCCTCACCGCGCGCGACAACGTCGCCTTGGTCCTGAAGATGAAGGGCTGGTCGGTGGGCGACGCGAACGCCGAGGCCAAGCGACTGCTCGAGCGGGTGTCGCTCGGCACCAAGCTGCATGCGCGGCCCGCAGAGCTGTCGGGCGGGCAGCGCCAGCGCGTCGCGATCGCCCGCGCGCTCGCCGGAGATCCGCCGCTGGTGCTCGCCGACGAGCCGACCGCAGCCCTCGACGCCGCAAGCGGCCTGCAGGCCACCGAGCTGTTGCGCGAGGTCAGCCGCGAGCGTGGCGACACGGTCGTGGTCGTCACCCACGACAACCGCATCTTCCACCTCGCCGATCGCATCGTGCACATCGAGGACGGCCACATCGTGCAGGAACAGACAGGAGCAGCCCCGTGA
- a CDS encoding TolC family protein, producing MGRRIPSIAIACALACTPTAAAALEPLARYLEAGRSHAAEARETAATVTARKAETRAERARLFPALEASAGYTRNQFDIVARIPNAAGGFDEATFTPRNQLDASVTLTVPLLDLAAIRRTQSARASEQAAVRDRTVALVDLDDRIVAAYTNLLAYEALSRSAEGGLEAARANLEVVRARESGGLASDLDVRRATAQVAAAEQAIAEASLRKRSAARELEAITGIAVADPIPAPPADLRAEAALPTWLDGLEGTDEVASARTKIRAAEANLRARRSVFLPLLSARATERLTNAAGFGQPAQWAVGVTLTARFDVQAIHRARAERANVAASEARFDLAKRSKRLEIEDAHDRVESLRVRAVAAASEAEASQAAIAVAQARYEGGTATQLEVVQALRDGFVAEASRIQATSELSYARAQLRLAAGRGVEDLR from the coding sequence ATGGGCCGTAGGATTCCGTCGATCGCGATCGCGTGCGCACTCGCGTGCACCCCCACCGCCGCCGCCGCGCTCGAGCCGCTGGCGCGCTACCTCGAGGCTGGGCGCAGCCATGCCGCCGAGGCGCGCGAGACCGCGGCCACCGTCACGGCGCGCAAGGCCGAGACCCGCGCCGAGCGGGCGCGGCTGTTCCCCGCGCTCGAGGCCTCGGCCGGCTACACGCGCAATCAGTTCGACATCGTCGCGCGGATCCCCAACGCGGCCGGTGGCTTCGACGAGGCGACGTTCACCCCGCGCAACCAGCTCGACGCCTCGGTGACGCTGACGGTGCCGCTGCTCGATCTCGCGGCGATCCGTCGGACCCAGTCGGCCCGCGCCAGCGAGCAGGCTGCGGTTCGCGATCGCACCGTCGCGCTCGTCGATCTCGACGACCGGATCGTCGCGGCCTACACCAACCTCCTCGCCTACGAGGCGCTCTCGCGATCGGCCGAGGGTGGCCTCGAGGCGGCGCGGGCGAACCTCGAGGTGGTGCGCGCCCGCGAGTCGGGCGGGCTGGCGTCCGATCTCGACGTGCGCCGCGCGACCGCCCAGGTCGCGGCGGCCGAGCAGGCGATCGCCGAGGCGTCGCTTCGCAAGCGGAGCGCCGCGCGTGAACTCGAGGCGATCACCGGAATCGCCGTGGCCGATCCGATCCCCGCGCCGCCCGCGGATCTCCGGGCCGAGGCCGCGCTGCCGACGTGGCTCGACGGCCTCGAGGGCACCGACGAGGTCGCGTCGGCGCGGACGAAGATCCGGGCGGCCGAGGCCAACCTCCGCGCGCGACGCTCGGTGTTCCTGCCGCTCTTGTCGGCCCGCGCCACCGAGCGGCTGACCAACGCCGCCGGCTTCGGCCAGCCCGCGCAGTGGGCGGTCGGCGTGACCCTGACCGCGCGCTTCGACGTGCAGGCGATCCACCGCGCCCGCGCCGAGCGGGCGAACGTGGCGGCGAGCGAGGCCCGCTTCGATCTCGCGAAGCGCAGCAAGCGACTCGAGATCGAGGACGCCCACGATCGCGTCGAGTCGCTGCGCGTGCGGGCCGTCGCCGCGGCGTCCGAGGCCGAGGCGAGCCAGGCCGCGATCGCGGTGGCGCAGGCCCGCTACGAGGGCGGCACCGCGACGCAGCTCGAGGTGGTGCAGGCGTTGCGCGATGGCTTCGTCGCCGAGGCGAGCCGCATCCAGGCGACCAGCGAGTTGTCGTACGCGCGCGCGCAGCTGCGGCTCGCCGCGGGCCGCGGGGTGGAGGATCTGCGATGA
- a CDS encoding FtsX-like permease family protein has translation MTPNPTSPRRPRRAWFGYRARAMAALGVEMMIYDKPKLAGTLVGVVFAVVLSLQQLSILFGLLDKNTMFVDHAGADVWITPAGTEQLQPGAPLSDAVLMRARTTPGVAIAEPLVYAGAVIKTPLGASEPVTLIGTAAPLRLGGPWAMVAGDPDVLARPDTVIFEDAERDKLGALNLGSRRELNGRLVTVGGFTWGLLPFGPPYAFGDIELVRELVRAPADQHTFVLVRVDAGVDPEEVAARLAAALPETKVMTGAQFHDSIVGRLIADQLGVSFGTSTAFGLLVGFAIVALSMFSSVLDHIREFGTLKAIGCTNFDLTKLLLAQSIGYAVFGSLLGMALVTGMSEGIRSPQLVPIIVPELYLLAPAAMIVLCMLASGLALLRVRGLEPGMVFR, from the coding sequence ATGACGCCGAACCCCACATCGCCACGACGACCTCGTCGCGCGTGGTTCGGCTACCGCGCGCGGGCCATGGCCGCGCTCGGCGTCGAGATGATGATCTACGACAAGCCCAAGCTCGCCGGCACGCTCGTCGGCGTCGTGTTCGCGGTGGTGCTGTCGCTGCAGCAGCTCAGCATCCTGTTCGGCCTGCTCGACAAGAACACGATGTTCGTCGACCACGCCGGCGCCGACGTGTGGATCACCCCGGCGGGTACCGAGCAGCTGCAGCCCGGCGCGCCGCTGTCGGACGCGGTGCTCATGCGCGCGCGCACGACCCCGGGCGTCGCGATCGCGGAGCCGTTGGTCTACGCCGGCGCCGTCATCAAGACGCCGCTGGGCGCCTCCGAGCCGGTCACGCTCATCGGCACCGCGGCGCCGCTGCGGCTGGGCGGACCGTGGGCGATGGTCGCCGGCGATCCCGACGTCCTCGCGCGGCCCGACACCGTGATCTTCGAGGACGCCGAGCGCGACAAGCTCGGCGCGCTCAACCTCGGCAGCCGCCGCGAGCTCAACGGCCGGCTGGTGACCGTCGGTGGCTTCACGTGGGGATTGCTGCCGTTCGGGCCGCCGTACGCCTTCGGCGACATCGAGCTGGTGCGCGAGCTCGTGCGCGCGCCCGCGGACCAGCACACGTTCGTGCTCGTGCGCGTCGATGCGGGCGTTGATCCCGAGGAGGTCGCCGCCCGACTCGCCGCCGCGCTGCCCGAGACCAAGGTCATGACGGGCGCGCAGTTCCACGACTCGATCGTCGGGCGCCTGATCGCCGATCAGCTGGGCGTGTCGTTCGGCACCTCGACCGCGTTCGGCTTGCTGGTCGGCTTCGCGATCGTGGCGCTGTCGATGTTCTCGTCGGTGCTCGACCACATCCGCGAGTTCGGGACGCTCAAGGCGATCGGCTGCACGAACTTCGATCTGACCAAGCTGTTGCTCGCGCAGTCGATCGGCTACGCCGTGTTCGGATCGCTGCTCGGCATGGCGCTGGTCACCGGCATGTCCGAGGGCATCCGTAGCCCGCAGCTGGTGCCGATCATCGTGCCCGAGCTGTACCTGCTGGCCCCCGCCGCGATGATCGTGCTGTGCATGCTCGCCTCGGGGCTGGCGCTGCTGCGCGTACGCGGCCTCGAGCCGGGGATGGTGTTCCGATGA
- a CDS encoding response regulator transcription factor, producing the protein MIPRVLVVDDQALFRQGLCSLLAGDGTLQIVGQAGNGLECLRQVALLQPDVVLLDLRMPELDGVQTIRRLREAGSDVRIVVLTTFDDDQLVFEALREGALAFLLKDADAEEIADAIREAAEGRGRLASAVTHKVVTEFARMARRLGDTPTDTAGLSRREIEVLKLLARGATNKEIASTLHIAEGTVKNHLTNIFTKLDVNDRTRAALRARELGLL; encoded by the coding sequence ATGATCCCGCGCGTGCTCGTGGTCGACGATCAGGCGCTCTTCCGCCAGGGGCTGTGCAGCTTGCTGGCGGGCGACGGCACGCTTCAGATCGTCGGCCAGGCTGGCAACGGCCTCGAGTGCCTGCGACAGGTCGCGCTGCTGCAGCCCGACGTGGTCCTGCTCGATCTGCGCATGCCCGAGCTCGACGGCGTGCAGACGATCCGGCGGCTCCGCGAGGCGGGCAGCGATGTGCGCATCGTCGTGCTCACCACCTTCGACGACGACCAGCTGGTGTTCGAAGCGCTGCGCGAGGGTGCGCTCGCGTTCCTGCTCAAGGACGCGGATGCCGAGGAGATCGCCGATGCGATCCGTGAGGCCGCCGAGGGTCGCGGGCGTCTGGCATCCGCGGTGACGCACAAGGTCGTCACCGAGTTCGCCCGCATGGCGCGGCGGCTCGGGGACACGCCGACCGACACCGCCGGGTTGTCGCGCCGCGAGATCGAGGTACTGAAGCTGCTCGCCCGCGGCGCGACCAACAAGGAGATCGCGAGCACGCTGCACATCGCCGAGGGCACCGTGAAGAACCACCTCACCAACATCTTCACCAAGCTCGACGTGAACGATCGGACCCGCGCTGCGCTCCGGGCCCGCGAGCTCGGGTTGCTGTGA
- a CDS encoding sensor histidine kinase yields MATSAIEDGDVEAKLRVQIRFWAKVASTVVLASNVTLALWPGEPFRWTIVGLDCVWAIALVLGASRPRWLAVSVIAAVIELSFYGWAAAGAFIVLVAALAMRLPAARAGASTLGMWGAAALGILWLGDGHPPEYVMQPRELMFAACNMFVLGALMRSSLLSRFRAESLASQLHAAHDMLRRDLATTEALAAAQERTRIAHELHDSLGHSLATAHVHTQLARRLAQQSCEPADPAHPALLQAIDQVGESTRRAMHELRDAVSLLRHRSDVATLGTRIRALLARLPEAVLAHEVAIVGDERALAPATEFAIYRALQEAMTNVVKHARARAVSVRLEYTASWVRLEVVDDGAGTDELRPGFGLRGIAERLKSVGGRLDVSSAAGKGLRLRVEVDAA; encoded by the coding sequence GTGGCGACGAGCGCGATCGAGGACGGCGACGTCGAGGCCAAGTTGCGGGTGCAGATCCGCTTCTGGGCGAAGGTCGCGAGCACGGTCGTGCTGGCGTCGAACGTGACGCTCGCGCTGTGGCCCGGCGAGCCCTTTCGCTGGACGATCGTGGGCCTCGATTGCGTCTGGGCCATCGCGCTCGTGCTCGGCGCATCGCGGCCCCGCTGGTTGGCGGTGTCGGTCATCGCCGCGGTGATCGAGCTGTCGTTCTATGGCTGGGCCGCGGCCGGAGCGTTCATCGTGCTGGTCGCCGCGCTCGCGATGCGACTGCCGGCCGCCCGCGCGGGGGCGTCGACGTTGGGCATGTGGGGCGCCGCGGCGCTCGGGATCCTGTGGCTGGGCGACGGCCATCCACCGGAGTACGTCATGCAGCCGCGGGAGCTCATGTTCGCGGCCTGCAACATGTTCGTGCTCGGTGCCTTGATGCGCAGCTCGCTGCTGTCGCGGTTCCGTGCGGAGTCGCTGGCGTCGCAGCTCCACGCCGCGCACGACATGCTGCGCCGCGACCTCGCGACCACCGAGGCGCTCGCCGCCGCGCAGGAGCGCACGCGGATCGCCCACGAGCTCCACGACAGCCTCGGGCACTCGCTGGCCACGGCGCACGTGCACACCCAGCTCGCGCGTCGGCTCGCGCAGCAGTCGTGCGAGCCCGCCGACCCCGCTCACCCGGCCCTGCTGCAGGCGATCGATCAGGTCGGCGAGTCGACCCGGCGGGCGATGCACGAGCTGCGCGATGCGGTCTCACTGCTACGCCATCGCTCGGACGTCGCGACGCTGGGCACGCGGATCCGGGCGCTGCTGGCCCGCCTGCCGGAGGCCGTGCTCGCCCACGAGGTCGCCATCGTGGGCGACGAGCGAGCGCTGGCCCCGGCGACCGAGTTCGCGATCTATCGCGCGCTGCAGGAGGCGATGACCAACGTCGTCAAGCACGCGCGCGCCCGCGCGGTGTCGGTGCGGCTCGAGTACACGGCGTCGTGGGTGCGACTCGAGGTCGTCGACGACGGTGCCGGCACCGACGAGCTGCGCCCCGGCTTCGGCCTGCGCGGCATCGCCGAGCGCCTGAAGTCGGTCGGGGGTCGTCTCGACGTGTCGTCGGCGGCGGGCAAGGGGTTGCGTCTGCGGGTCGAGGTCGACGCGGCATGA